One window of Candidatus Nitrospira kreftii genomic DNA carries:
- a CDS encoding putative Asparagine synthase has protein sequence MATNPDDHSVFRPERLNPLSLFHRPTYRGTDGVWRDNLKTSAQCEQQLTWDLGALLSTMSLGYALGNRTLFRELSRRPWLADETQTGDFQEQPIPPHGREWAFPEKIAERLYELLQLELEQTCHGYQKLVLLLSGGLDSRIVAGVVRHLLDQGRIKGQVTAVTWGMLNSRDVVLGREVAEALKFDWQHVELGFEHLEENIELCRQQLCASVSPIHLHRMKFIMESFVSDTMVLAGSYGDSIGRGEYSGRTLLELLPLRPFNFLGLMRPELAQQARTECERDLEYLRQRAGSQPEYVHLEHQQQGHYMRGLIGQAMSMIHHHAPVYQAFTHPNVYSYMWSVHPAARTDDVYRCLLRILGRKVASIPWARTNVALDGSRKDCPTTLPNFHDYQDWTRRLVERQLGSYGRERFITEFMILDFLDHNKFMEFVDRLINPDISFKALGNAPIGVFLWLESLRRVATDLQPILRRTVSITEESRRSAKRVARLDRTRIRTFVSSFPSIRNATRKLRRYWLRKAALWRYPVERKEQSDRHGNT, from the coding sequence ATGGCCACAAATCCAGACGACCATTCCGTATTTAGGCCGGAACGCCTCAATCCGCTGTCCCTATTCCACCGGCCAACGTATCGAGGTACTGATGGGGTCTGGCGCGATAATCTCAAGACAAGTGCGCAATGCGAACAACAGTTAACCTGGGACTTAGGTGCCTTGCTTTCCACCATGTCTCTTGGATATGCGCTTGGAAATCGCACGCTTTTTCGAGAATTGAGCCGTCGCCCCTGGTTAGCTGATGAAACTCAGACTGGAGACTTTCAAGAACAGCCCATTCCGCCTCATGGGCGCGAGTGGGCATTCCCCGAAAAGATCGCCGAACGTTTGTATGAATTGTTGCAATTGGAACTTGAGCAAACCTGTCACGGGTATCAGAAGCTGGTGCTGCTTTTATCGGGTGGTCTTGACAGTCGCATTGTAGCAGGAGTGGTGCGACACCTTCTGGACCAAGGACGGATCAAGGGGCAAGTCACTGCCGTGACCTGGGGCATGTTGAATTCTCGTGATGTGGTGTTAGGCCGCGAGGTCGCAGAGGCCTTGAAATTTGATTGGCAACATGTGGAATTGGGTTTCGAACATCTGGAGGAGAATATCGAGCTGTGTCGCCAACAGCTTTGTGCTTCAGTTTCACCGATTCATTTACATCGCATGAAATTTATTATGGAAAGCTTTGTTTCCGACACAATGGTGTTGGCCGGGAGTTATGGAGATTCGATTGGACGCGGTGAGTACTCAGGGCGAACGTTGCTGGAGTTACTCCCATTGCGACCTTTCAATTTTTTGGGATTGATGCGGCCAGAACTTGCTCAACAAGCCAGGACCGAATGTGAGCGTGACCTGGAGTACCTACGCCAGCGAGCCGGCAGTCAGCCCGAATATGTCCACTTAGAACATCAGCAGCAAGGCCATTACATGCGTGGTTTGATTGGGCAAGCAATGAGTATGATCCATCACCATGCACCTGTCTATCAGGCTTTCACGCATCCCAACGTCTATTCCTACATGTGGTCAGTTCATCCTGCGGCACGAACCGACGATGTCTATCGATGCCTGTTGAGAATCCTTGGCCGGAAGGTTGCCTCTATACCGTGGGCTCGAACCAACGTCGCCCTGGATGGCAGCCGAAAGGATTGCCCCACCACGCTCCCAAACTTCCACGACTATCAGGATTGGACCCGTAGGCTGGTTGAGCGGCAATTGGGATCCTATGGCCGCGAAAGATTTATCACTGAATTCATGATTCTTGACTTCCTCGATCATAACAAGTTCATGGAGTTTGTGGACCGTCTGATCAATCCTGACATAAGCTTTAAGGCATTGGGGAATGCTCCGATAGGAGTCTTCCTCTGGTTGGAGAGTCTGCGGCGGGTCGCCACAGACCTACAACCTATCTTGCGCAGGACGGTATCGATTACAGAAGAAAGTAGAAGATCAGCGAAACGGGTTGCACGGCTAGATCGAACTCGTATCAGAACTTTTGTGAGTTCCTTTCCCAGCATTCGTAATGCGACAAGGAAACTGCGCCGCTACTGGCTGCGAAAAGCAGCACTGTGGCGATATCCAGTTGAAAGGAAGGAACAATCAGATCGACACGGCAACACATAA
- a CDS encoding Alginate O-acetyltransferase, whose amino-acid sequence MLFNSIDFILFFVVVTGMYFALPHRFRWLLLLAASCFFYMAFVPIYILILFTAIIIDYFAAIWIENTEDSHKKTLYLQMSIASVCGILFVFKYFNFFNQNIAILAKTINWNYPIESLQIILPIGLSFHTFQSLSYVLEVYHGRQRAERHFGIYSLYVMYFPQLVAGPIERPQNMLHQFHERKHFDWSHFGDGLSLILWGLFKKVVVADNLALYVDTVYNSSSLHTGTSLLFATYFFAFQIYSDFSGYSDIARGVSHIYGIELMKNFETPYFSKSIPEFWSRWHISLSTWFRDYVYIPMGGNRVSPSKNIFNLLAVFLLSGFWHGASWTFVIWGGLHGLYVIAYRLIGCDTRCQSAEKHQFKSYPLVQFFKLILTFHLVLLAWVFFRAENIATAMLIIKKIALDHGPLFRAPTNFPQAMFVTGLLLALDWVNRKIDYWDNTSSFSLSFRTAYAVGLFFAIVIFGMESGSQFIYFQF is encoded by the coding sequence ATGCTTTTCAATTCAATTGATTTCATCCTGTTTTTCGTCGTCGTGACAGGCATGTATTTTGCCTTGCCACATCGATTCCGCTGGCTGCTATTGCTGGCAGCGAGTTGCTTTTTCTACATGGCGTTTGTTCCAATCTACATTCTAATTCTGTTCACCGCAATCATCATTGATTATTTTGCAGCTATTTGGATCGAAAACACCGAAGATTCTCATAAGAAAACACTATACCTGCAGATGAGTATTGCCTCAGTCTGCGGGATACTATTTGTCTTTAAGTATTTCAACTTCTTCAATCAAAATATCGCCATTCTAGCCAAAACGATCAACTGGAATTACCCAATTGAATCACTCCAAATAATCTTGCCGATTGGTCTTTCCTTTCACACATTTCAGAGCCTTAGTTATGTTCTTGAGGTCTATCATGGTAGGCAGCGCGCTGAGCGGCACTTCGGGATATATTCCCTCTACGTCATGTACTTCCCGCAACTGGTTGCAGGGCCCATCGAGCGCCCTCAGAACATGCTGCATCAGTTCCACGAGCGAAAGCATTTTGACTGGTCGCATTTTGGAGATGGTCTTTCACTAATACTTTGGGGATTATTCAAAAAAGTGGTTGTAGCGGATAACCTAGCGCTATATGTTGATACCGTCTATAACTCAAGTAGTCTTCACACCGGCACAAGCCTCTTGTTTGCAACGTACTTTTTTGCCTTTCAAATCTATTCTGATTTTTCTGGATATTCTGATATCGCACGGGGCGTCTCACACATCTACGGCATCGAGCTGATGAAAAATTTCGAGACGCCGTATTTCTCAAAGTCTATCCCTGAGTTTTGGTCGCGTTGGCACATATCTCTTTCTACGTGGTTCAGGGACTATGTTTACATTCCGATGGGAGGGAATCGAGTCTCACCGTCCAAGAACATTTTCAACCTCTTGGCTGTATTCCTATTGAGCGGATTCTGGCATGGTGCAAGCTGGACGTTCGTGATTTGGGGAGGGCTGCACGGCCTATACGTGATTGCCTATCGCCTAATAGGCTGCGATACCCGTTGTCAATCAGCAGAGAAACATCAGTTCAAGTCATACCCGCTAGTCCAATTTTTTAAGCTGATTCTAACCTTCCACCTTGTCTTATTAGCCTGGGTATTCTTCAGAGCCGAGAACATAGCAACTGCAATGCTGATTATTAAAAAGATCGCGCTCGATCATGGGCCGTTATTCCGGGCACCTACCAACTTTCCGCAGGCGATGTTCGTGACAGGGCTGCTTCTTGCTCTAGACTGGGTTAATCGAAAAATAGATTACTGGGACAACACAAGTTCTTTTAGCTTGAGTTTCAGAACGGCATATGCAGTGGGTCTTTTTTTTGCAATAGTCATTTTTGGCATGGAAAGTGGGTCGCAGTTCATTTACTTCCAGTTCTAA
- a CDS encoding hypothetical protein (conserved protein of unknown function), with amino-acid sequence MPINLESLARPVVKALISYRYHHHHRTVAKRILNVLEKVKGPLPQTVVRQCDDYAGDVFGNRHFAVWLYVYSAVAGCFKEGWIPDNYYGSVVVPKLKGVYGKVSCLKSLHSTIFSHDSFPDILSYANGLFLDTQYRVLHPDSIKDKLFLGRKKVVFKLDSSEQGKGVFFFNRESFDLDLVYKLGNGLFQECIKQHEVFQEFAKESVATLRMTTVMADDGTASLRACYLRLGTGADTHVQSQSSMRIPIDIKSGAFSEVGFTPDWLEVDHHPTSKVKFQGKVVPRYDESLKLVTSLHRRVPYARCIGWDVTLNDEANVKIMEWNAEHNGIKFTEATQGPCFSDLNWERLKD; translated from the coding sequence ATGCCAATTAATCTTGAGTCTTTGGCTAGGCCGGTGGTGAAGGCACTAATAAGTTATCGCTACCATCACCATCACAGGACGGTGGCGAAGAGAATATTGAATGTTCTAGAGAAGGTGAAGGGGCCCTTGCCGCAGACCGTCGTGAGGCAATGCGATGACTATGCGGGAGATGTTTTCGGGAACCGCCACTTCGCGGTATGGCTTTATGTATATTCTGCTGTAGCTGGATGCTTTAAGGAGGGGTGGATCCCTGATAACTACTATGGTTCCGTTGTAGTCCCAAAACTTAAGGGTGTTTACGGAAAAGTATCGTGTCTCAAATCGTTGCACTCTACGATCTTTTCGCATGATAGCTTTCCTGACATCTTGTCGTACGCGAATGGCCTGTTTCTTGACACCCAATATCGGGTACTTCATCCCGATTCTATCAAGGACAAGCTTTTCCTCGGTCGCAAAAAAGTCGTGTTTAAACTCGACAGTTCAGAACAAGGGAAGGGAGTTTTCTTTTTCAATCGGGAGTCGTTTGACCTTGATTTGGTCTATAAGCTTGGTAACGGATTATTCCAGGAATGTATTAAGCAACACGAGGTGTTTCAGGAGTTTGCGAAGGAATCAGTTGCAACACTCAGAATGACCACTGTAATGGCAGATGACGGAACAGCCTCGCTGAGGGCATGTTACTTGAGACTAGGGACTGGCGCTGACACTCACGTTCAGTCCCAAAGTAGCATGAGAATACCGATAGACATTAAAAGTGGAGCCTTCAGTGAGGTAGGCTTCACTCCAGATTGGTTAGAAGTTGACCATCACCCGACCAGCAAGGTGAAGTTTCAGGGGAAGGTCGTTCCCCGGTACGATGAGAGTCTTAAGCTGGTGACGAGTCTTCATAGGAGAGTACCCTATGCACGATGTATTGGCTGGGACGTTACTCTTAATGATGAAGCGAATGTGAAGATTATGGAATGGAATGCGGAACACAATGGCATTAAGTTTACTGAAGCTACCCAAGGTCCATGTTTTTCTGATTTAAATTGGGAACGACTTAAGGATTGA
- a CDS encoding Integrase — MDGTRRWRDNVFVERLWRSLKYKEASLYAYETVHEAQERLAWYLTFHNQIPPHCALDEHAPDRVCWKNQPACPTAA, encoded by the coding sequence ATGGATGGGACCAGGCGCTGGCGGGACAATGTGTTTGTGGAACGGCTGTGGCGGAGTCTCAAATATAAAGAGGCCTCTCTCTATGCCTACGAGACCGTTCACGAGGCCCAAGAGAGGCTGGCATGGTATCTGACCTTCCACAATCAGATCCCACCGCATTGCGCGCTTGACGAACACGCACCCGATCGCGTGTGCTGGAAAAATCAGCCTGCATGCCCTACTGCCGCGTAG